The DNA region CAATCGAATCCAAGCGATAGTTACACCTCCGACAACACCAATTATGGTGGTTTTATTTCGGTGCTTGCGCCTCTGGGTCCGCGCCTGAACCTGACTTTTGGTGCACGCCTCGAAAACAACCTGCAACGCCTGAACAGCTTTACCCTGACCAACGATCCGGTGAACGTGGAGCTACCTGATCTGAAGCTCCTGCCCTCAGCCAGCCTCACTTTTAACCTCAACGAAAGCATGGTGCTGAGAGCTGCCTACGGACGCACAACCAACCGGCCTGAGTTCAGGGAGCTTGCACCTTTCGGATTTTACGATTTCAACTACAACCTCGTGAAGAAGGGTAACGATAGCATCGTAAATGCAACCATTGATAACTTTGATATTCGCTGGGAATGGTATCCGTCTGCCAGTGAGCTGGTTAACGTTGGCCTGTTTTACAAACTTTTCGATAAGCCCATTGAAACCACCTTCGTACCCGGAGGGGGATCGGGCGGTATCAAAACTTTCACCTTTGCCAATGCATCATCAGCTTACTCTTTCGGCCTGGAAGCGGAAGTCAGAAAGTCGCTGAAAGGGTTGATAAACTCTGGTTTTGTGGATAGACTAAGCATCATGTTCAACGGTGCCTTAATCCGCTCCCAGGTTAAACTTGGCAGCGCCGGAATCGGTCAGAAATACGAATCCAGACCATTGTTCGGCCAGTCGCCCTACATTATCAATGCCGGATTTTATTTCAGCGATCCCTTAACACAAACTTACGTTACAGCACTTTTCAATGTGATCGGACGCCGGATTTATATCGTAGGCTTCGACGACTATCCCGATATTTATGAAATGCCCCGAAACCTGCTTGACCTGACCATAACTAAAAATTTTGGAAAACGAATTGAGTTGAAGGCAGGTGTGAGCAACATTCTGGGCGCGCCTGCCTTGCTGCTGCAGGATGGAAATCAGGATGGAATATTCGACCGTCAGGCGGATCAGCGGATACAATTCAACAACTCTCCCCGCAACTACACTTTGGGAATGACTTACAGTTTTTAATTCATACTCTCCTTTTTCCCTGCTTAATTCACAGCCGGCGCTTTCGAGGCGCTGGCTTTTTTGTTAACCTTGACTTAACAGTGATGGCCGAATGTTTACAATTAGCTTAAACTACAATTAACGGCAAGGCAAACTGGGCCGGATAGCTTTGCCACATCAAACTCTAAACCCAAATCAAAATCCATTATGCGAATTAAAAATCAGCTTTTGAAGAGCATTTCCGGCCTGTTCATCGTAATGCTCGCCGTCAGCATGAGTCTGACTGGTTGCAAAAAAGAAGATGAAAAGCCTGTAGGCGATCCACCAAGCATCAGCCTGAGTGCCGAGACCCTGAATGCCCTTACCGGCACCAGTGCAAGCACCGTACTCACGCTCACCGCTCCTGAAGGACTTAAGCAGGTGATTATCCTGAAAAACGGTGTGCCTTTCCGGACTGAAAACTACAATGGCGAAACCTCTGCCACACTCAACTTTAGCTATGATATCACCGAAACAACTCCCGGCACAGTCATCAACTTTTCTTTCCAGGCCATCGACAAACTGGATCGCTATTCCAGCCTTAAAACCTTCACAATCACGATTGTGGAAGAAGTGAAGGAAATTGTTCAGGTGAGTGGCAACATCACAGGTAATGTAACCTGGACTGCCGATAAGATATATCGTCTGAACGGCTTTGTGCGCGTACAGGATGGCGCTGTCCTGACCATTCAACCCGGTACACTCATCATTGGAAACCGCGAATCGAAAGGAACCCTCATTGTTCAGATGGGTGGCCGCATCATTGCCGATGGCACTCCGGACAATCCTATTGTGATGACATCCGAACGTGCACCAGGTTTGCGTAATCCCGGCGACTGGGGTGGACTTGTAATTTGCGGTCGCGCAAAGAACAACATCACCGAAGCCACTGGACAGCCCACTGAGCTTGAAGGTGGTTATGGCGGATTCCACGGCGGAAGCAACGACGACGACAACAGTGGTATCCTTCGCCATGTGCGCATCGAGTTCGCCGGAGTTCCGATCAATCCTAATGAAGAAGTAAACTCGCTCACCCTGGGCAGTGTTGGTCGTGGTACCATTATCGAAAACGTAATGTGCTCCTATGGCCTCGATGATGCATTCGAATGGTTTGGCGGCACTGTGAATGCCAAGAACCTCATTTCTTATCGCAATCTTGACGACGACCTGGACGTTGACCTTGGATACAGTGGTAACGTACAGTTTGTGCTTGTAGTTCGCGGCGAAAATCTGGCCGACCAGTCGGGTTCCAATGGTTTTGAGGTTGACAACAATGGTTCCGGAAGCAATGCCCAGCCATTCACAAGTGGTGTTTTTGCTAACGTAAGCATCATTGGCGCCAAAGCAAACCGCGAAACCCCCATCAGCCTCCAGTACCAGCACGCTGCTCAGTTGCGCCGTAACTCGCGCATCAGCATCTACAATTCCTTTATGACCGGCTTCCCATATGGCCTTTATGTGGACGACGACCGCGCAGGTTCCGGACAAGCTTTCCTCGACAACGAACTGCAAATCCGCAACCTTATCCTTGCAGGTGTTGAACACTGGGGCGGCAACGGTTACGGTTCGGCCGGCACTGTGTTTACAGGCCCACCATCCAATGGCAACCAGCATCCTACCAACCCGCGCGGCCAGGCACTTCGTTCGCATGCCAACTTCCCCGGCGGCCAGGCTGCTTATGAAGCTCACTTCAATACAGCTTCATTCAATAATGTGCTCATGCCTAAGTGGCAGGATGCCGGCATCAACCCCTCGCTTTTCGAAGATGGTACCATCAATCCTGTGCCATTGGCCGGTTCTATGCTGCTCACCGCTGCCAAATGGGACAACACCCCGAAAGCTGGTGAATTTTTCCAGAAGGTGAACTTTATTGGAGCTGTTGGCACACAAAATTGGACAGCTCCCTGGGCCGAATGGAACTGCCACATCGTAAAATACTACTAATCAGGCAATTTCTCTCATAGGTGAATCAAGTCGGGAAGCCTCAGAACTTCCCGACTTTTTTGATTTATTTGCAAATTAATGTGCTCATGAGATATATGACGTTCACAAAAATCTTTACCCTATCGGCAGCATTCATCATTGCAATGCTTGCAGCCTGCAACCAAACAAATAAAAAAACCACAGCTCAGGAACCTGCTTTCAGGCCGGTTTCATATTATTATGGTGAAGCAGAAAGAGATACCCTGCTCGTTGACCTGGTGACCTATATCGGACGTAAACCGCCACATGCCACTGCGCACACGAGGTTTGAGCCACAGTTCCGGACTTACTACACTGATCTGGCGAAAAACTTCACCTTGTATTACTACAGTGTACAGAACGATCTCCATACCTTTTACCTGAGCAGGCCTGCCCGTACCCTGGAAGGCAATCGCCGGGGTGTGCTCGGAACATTCAGGCGTAATGAGGAAGGAAAAATTGTGGATTTCAGAGAGGTGCTCAACACGGTGGCGGGCGACGAAGAACGGATCAGACAGCTTGGCCGGCAACTGATGGAAGCTTTTCTCACCAAAAACGGTTTTGATGAACTGCTCAATAACAGAAACCTCATTGAATGGCC from Bacteroidota bacterium includes:
- a CDS encoding Ig-like domain repeat protein yields the protein MRIKNQLLKSISGLFIVMLAVSMSLTGCKKEDEKPVGDPPSISLSAETLNALTGTSASTVLTLTAPEGLKQVIILKNGVPFRTENYNGETSATLNFSYDITETTPGTVINFSFQAIDKLDRYSSLKTFTITIVEEVKEIVQVSGNITGNVTWTADKIYRLNGFVRVQDGAVLTIQPGTLIIGNRESKGTLIVQMGGRIIADGTPDNPIVMTSERAPGLRNPGDWGGLVICGRAKNNITEATGQPTELEGGYGGFHGGSNDDDNSGILRHVRIEFAGVPINPNEEVNSLTLGSVGRGTIIENVMCSYGLDDAFEWFGGTVNAKNLISYRNLDDDLDVDLGYSGNVQFVLVVRGENLADQSGSNGFEVDNNGSGSNAQPFTSGVFANVSIIGAKANRETPISLQYQHAAQLRRNSRISIYNSFMTGFPYGLYVDDDRAGSGQAFLDNELQIRNLILAGVEHWGGNGYGSAGTVFTGPPSNGNQHPTNPRGQALRSHANFPGGQAAYEAHFNTASFNNVLMPKWQDAGINPSLFEDGTINPVPLAGSMLLTAAKWDNTPKAGEFFQKVNFIGAVGTQNWTAPWAEWNCHIVKYY